In the Pseudonocardia sediminis genome, CGCCGCCCCGAGCACCACGACGGCGTCGACGGGCTGCTGGTCGTCGATCCGGGCGACCTGCCAGACCCGCAGCGCCGTCGTCCCGACGACGGCGACGGCCATCAGCACCGCGCCGATCACGATCCGGGCGGGCCAGCTCATCCGGTTCATCCGCACGGCCGGACCGGCCGGCGGCGTGCGATCGGACCGGCGGCGGTCCGAACGGCGGCGTGTGGCGAGTGGTTCGGTCGGGGTGTCCCGGCCGGGCGACGGACGGCGACGAGAGGTGGGAGCACTCATCCGCCGATCCGCCCGCCGGAGGCGGCCAGCGCCGACGCGGAGCGACCGGCCCGCAGGGCGATCACCTGCGCGACGATCGACACGGCCGTCTCCGCCGGAGTACGTGCGCCCAGGTCCAGCCCGACCGGGCCGTGGATCTGCTCGAGCCCGCTCTCGGTGACACCGGCGGCGAGCAGGCGCTCGCGGCGGGCGGACTGGGTGCGCCGCGACCCGAGCGCGCCGAGGAACCCGCGTCCGTGGCGCAGCCCGTCGAGCAGCATCGCGTCGAACGCGGGGTCGTGGTCGAGCAGCACGACGACGTCGGCGTCGGTGAACGCCTGCACCGCGGCGCGCGCCTCGTCCAGGCCGGTGACGGTCCGCGAGGTCCAGCCCAGCAGCCGGGCCTGGCCGTGCAGCGCCTCGCCGAGCGCGCCCTCACCGACCACGACCACCGACGGCACCGGGACCCACAGGTCCACCAGTACGTCCGTGCCGGCCGCGGTGACCTGCTCGGTGGCGGTCGCGCCGCGGCGCAGCAGGCCGCGCGCCGCCGTCACGGCCTCGTCCTGGGTCGTCGCGTCGCCCAGCGAGCCGTGGACGTCGTCGAGTTCCGGGCCGGTCAGCACCAGGGCGTGCGCACCGTCGACGGTCGCGAGCAGGGCCACCGGCCGGGCCGCCTCCAGCGCCTCGCCGAGGGCGGACGCGGCGTCGGCGGGCAGCGTGTGACCCAGCAGGGTCGCGCCGCCGGCGCAGGCCAGACCGGCGGCGACGGCCGGGGTCTCGGCGACGTGCGCCTGCTCGACGCGCGCCGTGCCGCCGGCGACGGAGGTGACGAGCGGGCGTGCGGTGTCGTCGAGCGCACCCCGGTAGAGCAGGCCGCTGACGTCCCCACCGGACGTCCCGGCCAGCAGCTGGCCGGACTCGACCGAGCCGAAGCCGTGCCGTTCCAGCACCCGCACGACACCGATGCCGACGGCCCCGACGGCGCCGTCACCTCCGGCGGCCCATCGGCGCAGGTCCGCGCCGAGCTCGCGTCGGGGGTCGCTGCCGGATCCCGGCGTCGCGCCGGGCCCGGACGGGGCGGTGGGGGTGGTCACGTTCGCCAGGGTAGCGATCACCACCGACAGGACGACGGCCCCCGCGAACGGCTCCCACCGACCGGCCGATGCGCTGCGCCCGAACGGCGGCGCGCCGGACGTCCGCCGGTCGCGCCGGGG is a window encoding:
- a CDS encoding XdhC family protein, which produces MTTPTAPSGPGATPGSGSDPRRELGADLRRWAAGGDGAVGAVGIGVVRVLERHGFGSVESGQLLAGTSGGDVSGLLYRGALDDTARPLVTSVAGGTARVEQAHVAETPAVAAGLACAGGATLLGHTLPADAASALGEALEAARPVALLATVDGAHALVLTGPELDDVHGSLGDATTQDEAVTAARGLLRRGATATEQVTAAGTDVLVDLWVPVPSVVVVGEGALGEALHGQARLLGWTSRTVTGLDEARAAVQAFTDADVVVLLDHDPAFDAMLLDGLRHGRGFLGALGSRRTQSARRERLLAAGVTESGLEQIHGPVGLDLGARTPAETAVSIVAQVIALRAGRSASALAASGGRIGG